A genomic segment from Variovorax paradoxus B4 encodes:
- a CDS encoding SPW repeat protein, which yields MKQVKHWQDPVNVALGAWLIISPWVLGFQGVTAAMWSAVATGVLLGAVALGATLVPRAWEEWTEGALAIWLAVSPWVLGFATVEKAMVNAVLVAAAILVLALWVLVTDKDYLGGSMDRHAH from the coding sequence ATGAAGCAAGTGAAGCATTGGCAAGATCCGGTCAACGTCGCCCTGGGCGCGTGGCTGATCATCTCGCCTTGGGTCCTGGGCTTCCAGGGCGTCACAGCCGCGATGTGGAGCGCAGTGGCGACAGGGGTCTTGCTGGGCGCCGTGGCGCTGGGGGCGACCCTGGTACCGCGTGCATGGGAAGAGTGGACCGAAGGCGCACTCGCCATCTGGCTGGCCGTGTCACCCTGGGTGCTCGGCTTTGCCACCGTCGAGAAGGCGATGGTCAACGCGGTGCTCGTGGCTGCGGCCATCCTGGTACTCGCCCTGTGGGTGCTTGTCACCGACAAGGACTACCTGGGCGGGAGCATGGATCGCCACGCGCATTGA
- a CDS encoding aspartate aminotransferase family protein yields the protein MTHVFHRHLRHTPPIAAGSGGMFIRDAEGRDYLDASGGAAVSSLGHAHPEVLAAMHAQLDRLAYAHTSFFTSEVAEQLADELIASAPESMSHVYLVSGGSEAVEAALKMARQYFVETGQPQRTHFIARRQSYHGNTLGALAVGGNAWRREPFAPILVPATHVAPCYPYREQRADESAEQYGLRLAAELEAAIVAQGADRVIAFVAETVGGATAGVLTPVPGYFKAVRAVCDKYGVLLILDEVMCGMGRTGSLHACEQEGVVPDLITIAKGLGGGYQPIGAVLAQRRIVEAMSSGSGFFQHGHTYLGHPMACAAALAVQQVIRRDGLVAKVREDGAAFGAMLAEALGGHAHVGDIRGRGFFWGIELVADRASKAPFDPALKVHALVKKDAMARGLLCYPFGGTVDGRQGDHVLLAPPFIATRQDLQEIAARLAASIDAVTRAAAR from the coding sequence ATGACGCACGTCTTCCACCGCCATCTTCGCCACACCCCGCCCATTGCCGCCGGCTCCGGGGGCATGTTCATCCGCGACGCCGAAGGGCGCGACTACTTGGATGCCTCGGGCGGCGCAGCCGTGTCTTCGCTCGGCCACGCGCACCCCGAGGTGCTGGCCGCCATGCATGCGCAGCTCGACCGGCTGGCGTATGCGCACACCAGTTTCTTCACCAGCGAAGTGGCCGAGCAGCTGGCCGACGAGCTGATTGCTTCCGCGCCCGAGAGCATGAGCCATGTGTACCTGGTGAGCGGCGGCTCCGAGGCGGTGGAGGCGGCGCTCAAGATGGCGCGGCAGTATTTCGTCGAGACCGGCCAGCCGCAGCGCACGCACTTCATCGCGCGCCGCCAGAGCTACCACGGCAACACGCTGGGCGCGCTGGCCGTGGGTGGCAACGCATGGCGGCGCGAGCCATTCGCGCCCATCCTGGTGCCGGCCACCCATGTGGCGCCGTGCTACCCGTACCGCGAGCAGCGTGCCGATGAAAGTGCCGAGCAGTACGGCCTGCGTCTGGCGGCCGAGCTCGAGGCGGCCATCGTCGCGCAGGGCGCCGACCGCGTGATCGCCTTCGTGGCGGAAACGGTGGGCGGTGCCACGGCCGGCGTGCTCACGCCCGTGCCGGGCTACTTCAAGGCGGTGCGCGCGGTGTGCGACAAGTACGGCGTGCTGCTGATCCTCGACGAGGTGATGTGCGGCATGGGCCGCACCGGCTCGCTGCACGCCTGCGAGCAGGAGGGCGTGGTGCCCGACCTGATCACCATTGCCAAGGGCCTGGGCGGCGGCTACCAGCCGATCGGAGCGGTGCTGGCGCAGCGCAGGATCGTCGAGGCCATGTCCAGCGGCAGCGGCTTCTTCCAGCATGGCCACACCTACCTCGGCCATCCGATGGCCTGCGCGGCGGCGCTCGCGGTACAGCAGGTGATCCGGCGCGACGGCCTGGTCGCCAAGGTGCGCGAAGACGGGGCAGCCTTTGGCGCCATGCTGGCCGAGGCGCTCGGCGGTCACGCCCATGTGGGCGACATCCGCGGCCGCGGCTTCTTCTGGGGCATCGAACTGGTGGCCGATCGTGCGAGCAAGGCGCCGTTCGATCCGGCGCTGAAGGTCCATGCGCTGGTCAAGAAGGACGCCATGGCGCGCGGCCTGCTGTGCTACCCCTTCGGCGGCACGGTCGATGGCCGGCAGGGCGACCACGTGCTGCTCGCGCCGCCCTTCATTGCCACGCGGCAGGACCTGCAGGAGATCGCTGCCCGCCTCGCTGCTTCCATCGATGCGGTGACGCGCGCCGCCGCGCGCTGA
- a CDS encoding efflux transporter outer membrane subunit — MNEAAMKHRQRILSRLPGRLSAFALAAALAGCAVGPAYQVPTAAMPAGWKEQKTAEGWLPAAPADALDRGEWWKLFGDATLDELASRVQVSNQNIAAAVANYAQAQALVRGERAALFPTVSLDGSGRRSGNIGGTSNAANAFSATLGVDWAPDVWGRLRQAVSSAQANAQASEADLASARLSAVGDLATNYFSLREADAEIVLLDQTIEGYQRAFEITSNRYKAGIAAQTDVLQAQTQLVNAQAERVGLQRTRATLEHAIAMLVGVAPADFNLPAAQWTPTVPGIPAGVPSTLLQRRPDIAAAERAVASANAQIGIARSAYFPNFGLSASVGSSASRVKDLFNASNTLWALGLSVAQVVFDAGAIGATVDSAKAAHEASVARYRQTVLTAFQAVEDQLTAGAALAQQEGLRREASAAADKTEQQLLNRYRAAQVSYTEVVTAQAAALSARRTLVQLQVNRQTAAVALIQALGGGWQAGWTGETPPAAQPVSLRSAE, encoded by the coding sequence ATGAATGAAGCTGCCATGAAACACCGACAACGCATCCTTTCGCGTCTGCCCGGCAGGCTGTCCGCCTTCGCGTTGGCGGCCGCGCTGGCCGGCTGCGCCGTGGGCCCTGCCTACCAGGTGCCCACCGCGGCCATGCCCGCCGGCTGGAAGGAACAGAAGACCGCCGAAGGCTGGCTCCCGGCTGCGCCGGCCGATGCGCTCGACCGCGGCGAATGGTGGAAGCTTTTCGGTGATGCCACGCTCGACGAGCTGGCCTCCAGGGTGCAGGTGTCGAACCAGAACATTGCCGCCGCCGTGGCCAACTATGCGCAGGCCCAGGCGCTGGTGCGGGGCGAGCGCGCCGCGCTGTTCCCCACGGTTTCGCTCGACGGCAGCGGCCGGCGCAGCGGCAACATCGGCGGCACCAGCAATGCGGCCAACGCGTTTTCGGCAACGCTCGGCGTCGACTGGGCGCCCGACGTATGGGGGCGCCTGCGGCAGGCGGTGAGCAGTGCGCAGGCCAATGCGCAGGCCAGCGAGGCCGACCTGGCATCGGCACGCCTGTCGGCCGTCGGCGACCTGGCGACCAACTATTTTTCGCTGCGCGAAGCCGATGCCGAGATCGTGCTGCTCGACCAGACCATCGAGGGCTACCAGCGCGCCTTCGAGATCACGAGCAACCGCTACAAGGCCGGCATTGCCGCCCAGACCGACGTGCTGCAGGCACAGACCCAGCTCGTGAACGCGCAGGCGGAACGCGTGGGCCTGCAGCGCACCCGGGCCACGCTGGAGCATGCCATTGCCATGCTGGTGGGCGTGGCGCCTGCCGACTTCAACCTGCCCGCAGCGCAGTGGACGCCGACGGTGCCGGGCATTCCCGCAGGCGTGCCTTCCACGCTTTTGCAGCGCCGGCCGGACATTGCGGCGGCGGAGCGCGCGGTGGCTTCGGCCAACGCACAGATCGGCATTGCGCGTTCGGCGTACTTCCCCAACTTCGGGCTCAGCGCTTCGGTGGGCAGCAGCGCGAGCCGGGTGAAAGACCTGTTCAACGCATCCAATACGCTCTGGGCGCTCGGCCTGTCGGTGGCGCAGGTGGTGTTCGACGCGGGCGCCATCGGCGCGACCGTCGACTCTGCCAAGGCGGCCCACGAAGCCAGCGTGGCACGCTATCGCCAGACCGTGCTCACTGCCTTCCAGGCGGTGGAAGACCAGCTCACTGCCGGCGCCGCGCTGGCGCAGCAGGAGGGCCTGCGGCGCGAAGCCTCGGCCGCGGCCGACAAGACCGAGCAGCAGTTGCTCAATCGCTATCGCGCGGCCCAGGTGAGCTACACCGAGGTCGTCACGGCGCAGGCCGCCGCCCTCAGCGCGCGGCGCACGCTGGTGCAGCTGCAGGTGAATCGCCAGACTGCCGCGGTGGCGCTGATCCAGGCCCTGGGCGGCGGCTGGCAAGCCGGCTGGACGGGCGAGACGCCGCCCGCGGCACAGCCTGTCTCCCTCCGCTCGGCGGAGTGA
- a CDS encoding MurR/RpiR family transcriptional regulator has product MGARDQIRQRFNELSPALQQVARYVLDHPNEVVTASMRNVGTRAQSTPATLVRFAQHLGYAGWPQLKEAFAGDMGLGSETYGGRAKQLIGRAQDRSLTAEMFEVQRRNLEATHQQSEQALQKACALIEKAPAVHAAGFRACFPIAFSFVYVYRLFRASVHLVDGQGGSLEMQQRAFAKGDALVVASFMPYSREALQVAEAARAAGCRIVAITDSVASPLSLLADETLLFTINSPSFFPSVAAGVAVTEALVELLASRAGKPVIRRIDQAEAQLFESGAYLVAPVARGS; this is encoded by the coding sequence ATGGGCGCCAGAGACCAGATCCGCCAGCGTTTCAACGAACTGAGCCCTGCCCTGCAGCAGGTGGCGCGCTATGTGCTCGACCACCCCAACGAAGTGGTGACCGCGTCGATGCGCAACGTGGGCACGCGCGCGCAGAGCACGCCCGCCACGCTGGTGCGCTTCGCGCAGCACCTGGGCTATGCGGGCTGGCCGCAGCTGAAGGAAGCCTTTGCCGGCGACATGGGCCTGGGCAGCGAAACCTACGGCGGGCGAGCCAAGCAGCTCATCGGCCGCGCGCAGGACCGAAGCCTGACGGCCGAGATGTTCGAGGTGCAGCGCCGCAACCTCGAGGCCACGCACCAGCAGAGCGAGCAGGCGCTGCAAAAGGCCTGCGCGCTGATCGAGAAGGCGCCCGCGGTGCATGCGGCGGGTTTCAGGGCCTGCTTTCCGATCGCGTTCTCTTTCGTCTACGTGTACCGGCTCTTCCGCGCCAGCGTGCACCTGGTCGACGGCCAGGGCGGCTCGCTCGAGATGCAGCAGCGCGCCTTCGCCAAGGGCGACGCACTGGTGGTGGCCAGCTTCATGCCCTACTCGCGCGAGGCGCTGCAGGTGGCCGAGGCGGCCAGGGCGGCCGGCTGCCGCATCGTCGCCATCACCGACAGCGTGGCCTCGCCGCTGTCGCTCCTGGCGGACGAAACGCTGCTCTTCACGATCAACAGCCCCTCGTTCTTTCCTTCAGTGGCGGCTGGCGTGGCCGTGACCGAAGCACTGGTCGAGCTGCTCGCGAGCCGCGCGGGCAAGCCGGTGATCCGGCGCATCGACCAGGCCGAGGCGCAGTTGTTCGAGTCGGGCGCCTATCTGGTGGCGCCGGTGGCGCGCGGAAGCTAG
- a CDS encoding transporter substrate-binding domain-containing protein, which produces MPKLRLPIPFGAAALAVAFAILLPHVAAQAQENDTLAKIKASGAITFGYRESSFGFSYLDGNLKPVGYSIEICNRIVEAVKTELRLPAVEIKYQAVTSANRIPLVQNGTVDIECGSTTNLVERQKQVAFSPDIFRYNVRMLVKADSGIRSIADLQGKTVVTTTGTTSFRLLREADKGRNLEVNNLGGKDHSDSFLLVESGRAQAFVLDDILLAGQIANARNPKDFIITGESLRTENQSLMLRKDDPAFKALVDRVVSGMMKSGEMEKLYNKWFMSPIPPKGININYPLNAETKEAFANPSSKGI; this is translated from the coding sequence ATGCCCAAGCTTCGTCTGCCGATCCCTTTCGGTGCTGCCGCTCTCGCGGTGGCCTTCGCCATCCTGTTGCCGCACGTGGCTGCGCAGGCCCAGGAGAACGACACGCTCGCCAAGATCAAGGCGAGCGGCGCCATCACCTTCGGCTACCGCGAGTCGTCGTTCGGCTTCTCGTACCTCGACGGCAACCTGAAGCCGGTGGGCTACAGCATCGAGATCTGCAACCGCATCGTCGAGGCGGTGAAGACCGAACTCAGGCTGCCGGCCGTCGAGATCAAGTACCAGGCCGTGACCTCGGCCAACCGCATTCCGCTGGTGCAGAACGGCACCGTGGACATCGAGTGCGGCTCCACCACCAACCTGGTCGAGCGCCAGAAGCAGGTGGCGTTCTCGCCCGACATCTTCCGCTACAACGTGCGCATGCTGGTGAAGGCCGATTCGGGCATCAGGAGCATTGCCGACCTGCAGGGAAAGACGGTGGTCACCACCACCGGCACCACCTCGTTCCGCCTGCTGCGCGAGGCCGACAAGGGCCGCAATCTCGAGGTGAACAACCTCGGCGGCAAGGACCACAGCGACTCCTTCCTGCTGGTCGAAAGCGGCCGTGCGCAGGCCTTCGTGCTGGACGACATCCTGCTGGCCGGCCAGATTGCGAATGCGCGTAATCCGAAAGATTTCATCATCACCGGCGAGAGCCTGCGCACCGAGAACCAGTCGCTCATGCTTCGCAAGGACGATCCGGCCTTCAAGGCGCTGGTGGACCGCGTGGTGTCGGGCATGATGAAGTCGGGCGAGATGGAGAAGCTCTACAACAAGTGGTTCATGTCGCCGATTCCGCCGAAGGGCATCAACATCAACTATCCGCTCAACGCCGAGACGAAGGAGGCCTTTGCCAACCCGTCGTCCAAGGGCATCTGA
- a CDS encoding aspartate/glutamate racemase family protein, with translation MTRIALIHALSHSVAPINAAFERDWSEAVRMNLLDDSLSADLARGGRGLDAAMHERFQRLAQYAVDTGAEGILFTCSAFGPCIEAVARRHAGIPVLKPNEAMVAEAVQGQPGRLGLIATFAATLVSMPPEFPPGIALEPVLAEGALDALNAGDTQRHDALIAAQAVALRERGCTRIALAQFSMARARAACEAASGLPILTTVDSAVRALRLRTDQAAR, from the coding sequence ATGACCCGCATCGCACTCATCCACGCGCTCTCGCACTCGGTCGCGCCCATCAACGCCGCCTTCGAGCGCGACTGGTCCGAGGCCGTGCGCATGAACCTGCTGGACGACAGCCTCTCGGCCGACCTGGCGCGCGGCGGCCGCGGGCTCGACGCCGCCATGCACGAGCGCTTTCAGCGGCTCGCGCAGTACGCGGTCGACACGGGTGCTGAGGGCATCCTCTTCACCTGCTCGGCCTTCGGGCCGTGCATCGAGGCGGTGGCGCGGCGGCATGCGGGCATTCCGGTGCTCAAGCCCAACGAGGCCATGGTGGCCGAGGCCGTGCAAGGGCAGCCGGGCCGCCTCGGGCTCATCGCCACCTTTGCGGCCACGCTGGTGTCGATGCCGCCGGAGTTTCCGCCCGGCATCGCGCTCGAGCCGGTGCTGGCCGAAGGCGCGCTCGACGCGCTGAACGCCGGCGACACGCAGCGGCACGACGCGTTGATCGCCGCCCAGGCGGTGGCGCTGCGCGAGCGCGGCTGCACGCGCATTGCGCTTGCGCAGTTCAGCATGGCGCGCGCGCGCGCCGCCTGCGAAGCGGCCAGCGGCCTGCCGATTCTCACTACTGTGGACAGTGCGGTGCGGGCCTTGCGGCTGCGCACGGATCAAGCTGCGCGATAA
- a CDS encoding undecaprenyl-diphosphate phosphatase, giving the protein MDIVLLVKAAVMGIVEGLTEFLPISSTGHLILAGSLLGFDDDKAKVFDIAIQTGAIFAVILVYWQKIHSTVVALPRQPKARRLAINVVLGFIPAVVLGLVFGKMIKAHLFTPVVVASTFIIGGFIILWAEKRPPGSVRIEHVDDMTMWDALKVGLVQCFAMIPGTSRSGSTIIGGMLLGLSRQAATDFSFFLAIPTLIGAGAYSLYKERALLSVADIPLFSVGLVFSFISAWLCVRWLLKYISTHDFIPFAWYRIAFGIVVLATAWTGTVVWAE; this is encoded by the coding sequence GTGGACATCGTTTTGCTGGTGAAGGCCGCCGTCATGGGCATCGTCGAGGGGCTGACCGAGTTTCTGCCGATCTCGTCGACAGGGCATCTGATTCTTGCGGGCTCGCTGCTCGGTTTCGACGACGACAAGGCCAAGGTGTTCGACATTGCCATCCAGACCGGTGCGATCTTCGCGGTGATCCTGGTGTATTGGCAGAAGATCCACTCCACCGTGGTGGCGCTGCCGAGGCAGCCCAAGGCGAGACGCCTGGCCATCAACGTGGTGCTCGGATTCATCCCCGCCGTGGTGCTGGGGCTGGTGTTCGGCAAGATGATCAAGGCGCACCTCTTCACTCCCGTCGTCGTGGCAAGCACCTTCATCATCGGCGGCTTCATCATCCTGTGGGCCGAGAAGCGGCCGCCGGGCTCGGTGCGCATCGAGCATGTCGACGACATGACGATGTGGGACGCCCTCAAGGTCGGCCTGGTGCAGTGCTTCGCGATGATCCCGGGCACCAGCCGCAGCGGCTCGACCATCATCGGCGGCATGCTGCTCGGCCTGTCGCGCCAGGCGGCCACCGACTTTTCGTTCTTCCTGGCCATTCCGACGCTGATCGGCGCCGGTGCCTACAGCCTCTACAAGGAGCGCGCGCTGCTGTCGGTGGCCGACATTCCGCTGTTCTCCGTGGGGCTCGTGTTTTCCTTCATCAGTGCCTGGCTCTGCGTGCGCTGGCTGCTGAAGTACATCAGCACCCACGATTTCATTCCGTTCGCCTGGTACCGCATCGCCTTCGGCATCGTGGTGCTGGCCACGGCGTGGACCGGCACGGTGGTCTGGGCGGAGTGA
- a CDS encoding IclR family transcriptional regulator has protein sequence MTKAPEPSPIPTAIRERRQRVQSAETGMAVLKGLAHLGGRSSLTALSAHVAESPAKVHRYLASLMEEGLVLQDAVSQHYYLGTEAIQIGLAAMRQADPIRAAEPSLIRLRESLEVTCFVAVMGNKGPTIVRFEEPGLPVTVNVRAGSVMSMLWSATGRAFLGLLDESRVLALAEQELAVSPEDMRATLDAKDPIGQLRREVQEARCASVKDTYLRGISAVAAPVYDYAGRVCAVLTALGATGGFDPAIDGPIATAVRQEARAASAILGHGDGRGA, from the coding sequence ATGACCAAAGCTCCGGAGCCCTCCCCCATTCCCACCGCCATCCGCGAACGTCGCCAGCGCGTGCAATCGGCTGAAACCGGCATGGCGGTGCTCAAGGGCCTGGCCCACCTGGGCGGCCGCAGCAGCCTCACGGCCCTCTCGGCCCACGTCGCCGAGAGTCCGGCCAAGGTGCACCGCTATCTCGCCAGCCTGATGGAGGAAGGTCTGGTGCTGCAGGACGCCGTCTCGCAGCACTACTACCTGGGCACGGAGGCCATCCAGATCGGCCTGGCCGCCATGCGCCAGGCCGACCCGATCCGCGCGGCCGAGCCCAGCCTGATCCGGCTGCGCGAGTCGCTGGAAGTGACCTGCTTCGTCGCGGTCATGGGCAACAAGGGGCCGACCATCGTGCGCTTCGAGGAGCCGGGCCTGCCGGTCACGGTGAACGTGCGCGCCGGCTCGGTGATGTCGATGCTCTGGTCGGCCACCGGACGGGCGTTCCTGGGCCTGCTCGACGAGTCGCGGGTGCTGGCGCTGGCCGAGCAGGAACTGGCCGTATCACCGGAAGACATGCGGGCCACGCTGGACGCGAAGGACCCCATCGGCCAGCTGCGGCGCGAGGTGCAGGAGGCACGCTGCGCGAGCGTGAAGGACACCTACCTGCGCGGCATCAGCGCCGTGGCGGCGCCGGTCTACGACTATGCGGGCCGGGTGTGCGCGGTGCTGACCGCGCTGGGCGCCACAGGCGGCTTCGACCCGGCGATCGACGGCCCGATCGCCACCGCGGTGCGGCAGGAAGCCCGTGCCGCCAGTGCCATCCTGGGCCACGGGGATGGGCGCGGCGCCTGA